A window of the Emys orbicularis isolate rEmyOrb1 chromosome 1, rEmyOrb1.hap1, whole genome shotgun sequence genome harbors these coding sequences:
- the LOC135887639 gene encoding helix-loop-helix protein 2-like has protein sequence MMATGDDEEDDVNEEDNGYHFRWFCKGRCEYMDVQMYILYYLYLPCWNMMLDQVDFSDPLWGADSDQESPTGGDLRGDCCFLDNPALKAENGENARPGGAPNLQRLSREEKRRSRRATANYRSAHATRERSRVEAFNMAYGELRQLLPTLPPDKKLSKIEVLRLAICYISYLNHVLDI, from the exons ATGATGGCAACTGgtgatgatgaggaagatgatgtcaatgaggaagataatggctacCATTTCAGGTGGTTCTGCAAGGGAAGGTGCGAgtatatggatgttcagatgtacattctgtattatctctatctaccttgctgg AACATGATGCTGGACCAGGTGGATTTCTCGGACCCtctctggggtgcagactctgacCAAGAATCCCCCACTGGGGGTGACCTCAGGGGAGACTGCTGCTTCCTGGACAACCCAGCCTTGAAAgcagaaaatggagaaaatgcCAGGCCTGGGGGAGCACCCAACCTGCAGCGTCTGAGCCGGGAGGAGAAACGACGGAGCCGGCGGGCTACAGCGAACTACCGCTCAGCTCATGCCACCCGGGAGAGAAGCCGGGTGGAGGCATTCAACATGGCCTATGGGGAGCTCCGACAGCTGCTGCCCACTCTGCCCCCCGACAAGAAACTCTCAAAGATTGAGGTCCTCCGGCTGGCCATCTGCTATATCTCCTACCTCAATCATGTTCTGGATATTTAG